The proteins below are encoded in one region of Rhizobacter sp.:
- a CDS encoding thermonuclease family protein, with protein MRRLVALLALLACASAHALSGVVTHVTDGDTLWVRPEGGAPVKVRVQGIDAPERCQAWGPQARDALAARVLHRQVEVRTRAKDAYHRTIGTVALDGHDVAAWMVREGHAWSQRYRRSPGPYAAEEAEARRLLRGLFAAPAAIEPRQFRKAHGPCE; from the coding sequence ATGAGGCGGCTCGTCGCCTTGCTGGCCCTGCTCGCGTGTGCCTCGGCGCATGCGCTGAGCGGCGTGGTCACGCACGTGACCGACGGCGACACGCTCTGGGTGCGCCCCGAGGGCGGCGCGCCGGTGAAGGTGCGGGTGCAGGGCATCGACGCACCCGAGCGCTGCCAGGCCTGGGGGCCGCAGGCGCGCGACGCGCTGGCGGCGCGTGTGCTGCACCGGCAGGTGGAGGTGCGCACGCGCGCGAAGGATGCCTACCACCGCACCATCGGCACCGTGGCACTCGACGGTCACGACGTGGCCGCGTGGATGGTGCGCGAAGGCCACGCGTGGAGCCAGCGTTACCGCCGGAGCCCCGGCCCGTATGCGGCCGAGGAGGCCGAGGCACGGCGATTGCTGCGTGGCCTGTTCGCAGCACCCGCGGCGATCGAGCCGCGGCAGTTCCGCAAGGCGCATGGGCCTTGCGAGTGA